From the genome of Planktothrix serta PCC 8927, one region includes:
- a CDS encoding phenylacetate--CoA ligase family protein: MLNGSDLSKLRVAIYWDSNMGQLRDEQRQRAISALNGFLSTPLSDLLQPSTDRGVTSVLQLFQEIVTTVPAYQQFLAANDRSIHDIQTLEDFQTLPLITKENYLRQYSLSQLCRHGQLETCDLIAVSSGSTGKPTFWPRFISDELQIATRFEQIFYDSFQADQRRTLAVICFTLGTWVGGMYTTACCRHLATKGYPITVITPGNQKPEIFRVIRELGEQFEQVVLLGYPPFIKDVIDTGIAEGMEWQKYQVKLVFAGEVFSEEWRSLVGERVGSTQLNYDSASLYGTADAGVLGNETPLSICIRRFLAEHPDIAKQLFGESRLPTLVQYDPNSRFFEMENEEDSTTGTLLFSGDNGIPLIRYYIADQGGIIEFQQMLDFLKQWDFDPISELQKTGNRGIHQLPFVFVFGRSQFIISYFGANIYPENVTVGLEQPLIKDWVTGKFVMSVIEDTDQNRFLSVVVELAPGIAETEEKKAAIADSILTQLKRLNSEFANYVPPEYQTPKITLKLTGDPEYFPLGVKHRYTRKN; the protein is encoded by the coding sequence ATGCTGAACGGCTCAGATCTATCTAAATTGAGAGTAGCAATTTATTGGGACAGTAACATGGGTCAACTCAGAGACGAACAACGCCAACGCGCAATTTCAGCGTTAAACGGTTTTTTATCTACACCCTTATCGGATTTATTGCAACCCTCTACAGATAGAGGAGTTACTTCTGTTTTACAATTATTTCAAGAGATTGTCACAACGGTTCCCGCCTATCAACAGTTTTTAGCAGCAAATGATCGGTCTATTCATGATATTCAAACCCTCGAAGATTTCCAAACCCTTCCTTTAATTACTAAAGAGAATTATTTACGTCAATATTCTCTATCCCAATTGTGTCGTCACGGTCAATTAGAAACCTGTGATTTAATTGCGGTTTCTTCAGGTTCCACCGGAAAACCGACATTTTGGCCCCGTTTTATTAGTGATGAATTGCAAATTGCAACTCGTTTTGAACAGATTTTTTATGATAGCTTTCAAGCGGATCAACGTCGAACTTTAGCGGTTATTTGTTTTACCTTGGGAACTTGGGTTGGCGGAATGTATACAACGGCTTGTTGTCGTCATTTAGCAACGAAAGGATATCCAATTACTGTGATTACTCCTGGAAATCAAAAACCGGAAATCTTTCGCGTGATTCGAGAGTTAGGAGAACAGTTTGAACAGGTGGTTTTATTAGGCTATCCTCCGTTTATTAAGGATGTTATTGATACGGGAATTGCTGAAGGCATGGAATGGCAAAAATATCAAGTTAAATTGGTGTTTGCGGGAGAGGTATTTAGTGAAGAATGGCGCAGTTTAGTCGGGGAAAGGGTCGGATCAACTCAACTAAATTATGATTCAGCAAGCTTATATGGAACAGCAGATGCGGGAGTTTTAGGCAATGAAACGCCTTTGAGTATTTGTATTCGTCGGTTTTTAGCTGAACATCCAGATATTGCTAAACAATTATTTGGGGAATCTCGATTACCGACTTTAGTTCAATATGACCCCAACAGTCGATTTTTTGAAATGGAAAATGAGGAAGATTCTACAACGGGAACGTTATTATTTTCGGGTGATAATGGGATTCCGTTAATTCGCTATTATATTGCTGATCAAGGAGGAATTATTGAATTTCAGCAGATGTTGGATTTTTTAAAACAATGGGATTTTGACCCGATTTCAGAATTACAAAAAACCGGAAATCGGGGAATTCATCAGTTACCGTTTGTGTTTGTATTTGGGCGATCGCAATTTATTATCTCTTATTTTGGGGCTAATATTTATCCTGAAAATGTCACAGTCGGTTTAGAGCAACCTTTAATTAAAGATTGGGTAACGGGTAAATTTGTGATGTCTGTGATTGAGGATACAGATCAAAATCGATTTCTATCGGTGGTTGTAGAATTAGCTCCAGGTATTGCAGAAACGGAGGAGAAAAAAGCAGCGATCGCTGATTCTATTTTAACTCAATTAAAGCGCCTTAATAGCGAATTTGCTAATTATGTTCCTCCTGAATATCAAACTCCTAAAATTACCCTAAAATTAACCGGAGATCCCGAATATTTCCCCCTAGGCGTTAAACATCGTTATACCCGGAAAAATTAG
- a CDS encoding ABC transporter ATP-binding protein, producing the protein MKTSISAQPENQDLQPNPVIIHLENVTKVYGMGDIQVQALKGVTLTVEQGEYCSIMGASGSGKSTAMNIIGCLDRPSAGSYYLDGVNVAKMSENNLARIRNIKLGFVFQQFHLLPQLSALENVILPMMYAGISASERRERAKEALIRVGLENRLNNKPNQLSGGQQQRVAIARAIVNRPVLLLADEPTGALDSQTTQEVMDIFTELNSTGMTVVMVTHEADVARQTRRIVWFKDGEVIHSHLTPNDLHSAVF; encoded by the coding sequence ATGAAAACATCAATTTCCGCCCAACCCGAAAATCAAGATTTACAACCTAATCCTGTTATTATTCATTTAGAAAATGTCACCAAAGTTTATGGGATGGGTGATATTCAAGTTCAAGCGTTAAAAGGGGTAACATTAACGGTAGAACAAGGAGAATACTGCTCAATTATGGGTGCTTCGGGTTCGGGAAAATCAACGGCGATGAATATTATCGGTTGTTTGGATCGTCCCTCCGCAGGTTCCTATTATTTGGATGGGGTGAATGTGGCGAAAATGTCGGAGAATAATTTAGCCCGAATTCGCAATATTAAATTAGGGTTTGTCTTCCAACAATTCCATCTTTTACCCCAACTCAGCGCTTTAGAAAATGTAATTTTACCGATGATGTATGCAGGAATTTCGGCATCTGAACGTCGAGAACGAGCTAAGGAAGCCTTAATTCGAGTCGGGTTAGAAAATCGATTAAATAATAAACCGAATCAACTTTCAGGAGGTCAACAACAACGGGTAGCGATCGCCCGTGCTATTGTTAATCGTCCGGTCTTATTATTAGCAGATGAACCCACTGGGGCGTTAGATTCGCAAACCACTCAAGAAGTGATGGATATTTTCACAGAATTAAATTCGACTGGTATGACGGTTGTAATGGTAACTCATGAAGCCGATGTTGCTCGTCAAACTCGTCGCATTGTTTGGTTTAAAGATGGGGAAGTCATACATTCCCATCTCACCCCCAATGATTTACACAGTGCTGTTTTTTAA
- a CDS encoding ABC transporter permease, whose amino-acid sequence MNFLESIKMATTTLLANKMRSSLTMLGIIIGNASVIAMIGIGEGAQRFVNNQVSSLGPNVLFVLPGSPESQRRPVFPPQNLVLEDAFAIAEQVPSVEQVSPSLNGSELINYRSNNASASIVGTTPEYLSVRNFDIAKGRFITDLDLKRNQQVIALGSELAQQLFGTEDPIGKSVRLRNMSLQVVGVMQPKGSSLGSNEDMNAFVPLTTMANRIVGNRSPYGTQVTFISIAIDSQDNMGAAQFQIENLLRLRHKITDEDDFTVRNQKDLMNILGSIAGALTILLAATAAISLLVGGIGIMNIMLVSVSERTQEIGLRKAIGATQSDILIQFMIESVILSAAGGLIGTLIGVGGILLVGALTPLEAGVSTVAIVTAVSISGAIGLFFGVVPAKQAAKLDPIVALRSI is encoded by the coding sequence ATGAACTTTTTAGAAAGTATCAAAATGGCAACTACAACGCTATTAGCAAATAAAATGCGAAGTAGTTTAACCATGTTAGGAATTATTATTGGCAATGCTTCTGTTATTGCGATGATTGGGATTGGAGAAGGTGCTCAGAGATTTGTTAATAATCAAGTCAGTTCTTTGGGGCCAAATGTTTTATTTGTGTTACCTGGAAGTCCTGAATCTCAGCGTCGTCCGGTGTTTCCTCCTCAAAATTTAGTCTTAGAAGATGCCTTCGCGATCGCAGAACAAGTTCCTTCTGTTGAACAAGTTTCTCCTTCTTTGAATGGCAGTGAATTAATTAATTATCGCAGTAATAATGCTTCAGCTTCTATCGTGGGAACAACACCGGAATATTTATCGGTGCGGAATTTTGATATTGCTAAAGGTCGATTTATTACGGATTTAGACTTAAAGCGCAATCAACAAGTTATCGCATTAGGATCGGAATTAGCTCAACAATTATTTGGAACTGAAGACCCCATTGGTAAATCGGTTCGACTGCGGAATATGAGTTTACAAGTGGTGGGGGTAATGCAGCCTAAAGGCTCCAGTTTGGGCAGTAATGAAGATATGAATGCCTTTGTCCCGTTAACAACAATGGCGAATAGAATTGTGGGAAATAGATCTCCCTATGGAACCCAAGTTACGTTTATTTCGATTGCGATTGATAGTCAAGATAATATGGGCGCGGCTCAATTTCAAATTGAAAATTTACTGCGATTAAGACATAAAATTACCGACGAAGATGATTTTACGGTTAGAAACCAAAAAGATTTAATGAATATCTTGGGAAGTATTGCTGGAGCTTTAACGATTTTATTAGCCGCAACCGCCGCCATTTCTCTATTAGTGGGCGGTATTGGAATTATGAATATTATGTTGGTTTCTGTGAGTGAAAGAACGCAAGAAATCGGTTTGAGAAAAGCGATCGGAGCGACCCAATCAGATATTTTAATTCAGTTTATGATTGAATCTGTGATCCTATCCGCAGCCGGGGGTTTGATTGGTACATTAATTGGTGTGGGTGGTATTTTATTAGTGGGTGCTTTAACGCCGCTAGAAGCGGGAGTTTCTACCGTTGCAATTGTAACAGCCGTTAGCATTTCTGGGGCTATTGGATTATTTTTCGGTGTTGTTCCCGCCAAACAAGCAGCCAAACTTGATCCGATTGTGGCTTTAAGAAGTATTTAA
- a CDS encoding PEP-CTERM sorting domain-containing protein → MINISTVSRLFVVSVGGTIAFTITGVNSAQAATFSSVNIFGDSLSDPGNIFNLSGGLFPPPPYAPGRFSNGDIWTDYLADDLGLNPTPYTSGIPSTEGVNYAFGGATSGTENIFYLFDPKFAGLPGVTTQVGAFIQPLLQQGQTADPNGLYILWAGGNDYTYAGSDNTTEVVDNLSLAINNLYSVGARNFLIGNLPDLSKTPLGSSNPGDLQETVEDHNALLKKGIKDLNQSLFNSNIALFDVNNVFKDVIKKPSKYGLTNVTDRCLPAQTDPKVPPVPCSNPNEYLFWDDFHPTTTGHKLIADAAYATIEKEFKPVPEPSTVLALTGLGLGLLLKKTKSQK, encoded by the coding sequence ATGATAAATATTTCTACTGTTAGTCGCTTATTCGTGGTTTCCGTTGGAGGAACCATTGCATTTACAATTACAGGGGTAAATTCTGCCCAAGCCGCAACATTTAGCAGTGTTAATATTTTTGGAGATAGTCTGAGTGATCCTGGTAATATTTTTAATCTGTCTGGTGGCTTATTTCCGCCACCACCCTATGCTCCAGGACGCTTCTCCAATGGCGATATTTGGACAGACTATTTAGCAGATGATTTAGGACTTAACCCAACTCCTTATACAAGTGGAATTCCCTCAACAGAAGGTGTTAATTATGCCTTTGGAGGTGCAACTTCAGGAACAGAGAATATTTTTTATCTCTTTGATCCTAAATTTGCTGGACTACCAGGTGTAACTACTCAAGTAGGTGCATTTATTCAACCCTTATTACAACAAGGTCAAACTGCTGACCCCAATGGTTTGTATATTCTTTGGGCTGGAGGAAATGATTATACCTATGCGGGTAGTGATAATACGACGGAAGTTGTTGATAATTTATCTTTGGCTATCAACAATTTATATAGTGTCGGTGCGAGAAATTTCTTAATCGGAAATTTACCCGATTTAAGTAAAACTCCTTTAGGAAGTAGTAATCCAGGTGATTTACAAGAGACGGTTGAAGATCATAATGCTTTACTCAAAAAAGGCATTAAAGACTTAAATCAATCATTGTTTAATTCTAATATAGCCCTATTTGATGTTAATAACGTGTTCAAAGATGTGATCAAAAAACCTTCTAAATATGGGTTGACAAATGTTACTGATCGCTGTTTGCCCGCACAAACAGACCCCAAAGTTCCACCAGTTCCATGTAGTAATCCCAATGAATATTTATTCTGGGATGATTTTCATCCGACAACGACAGGTCACAAATTGATAGCGGATGCTGCTTATGCAACGATTGAAAAGGAATTCAAGCCTGTTCCTGAACCTAGTACAGTATTGGCTTTAACGGGATTAGGCTTAGGATTACTTTTGAAAAAAACCAAAAGTCAAAAATAA
- the rnhA gene encoding ribonuclease HI, protein MNDNLKEVTIYTDGACSGNPGPGGYGVVLMFGPHRKELSGGYQLTTNNRMELMAAIIGLEALKFPCAVNLYTDSRYLVDAMTQGWAKKWQKNNWKRNQKDLAKNPDLWERLLNISEQHQVQFIWVRGHAGDEENECCDRLAVNAAQQTDLLPDLGYSQ, encoded by the coding sequence ATGAACGATAATTTAAAAGAAGTTACAATTTATACCGATGGGGCCTGTAGTGGCAATCCAGGGCCAGGAGGATATGGCGTCGTGTTAATGTTTGGCCCCCATCGCAAAGAATTATCAGGAGGATATCAACTCACCACAAATAATCGCATGGAATTAATGGCGGCAATTATCGGATTAGAAGCCTTAAAGTTTCCTTGTGCTGTTAATTTATATACAGATTCTCGCTATTTAGTCGATGCGATGACTCAAGGATGGGCGAAGAAATGGCAAAAAAATAATTGGAAACGCAATCAAAAAGATCTAGCTAAAAACCCTGATTTGTGGGAAAGATTACTCAATATCTCTGAACAACATCAAGTTCAATTTATTTGGGTTAGAGGTCATGCGGGAGATGAAGAAAATGAATGTTGCGATCGCTTGGCGGTTAACGCTGCACAACAAACTGATTTACTCCCAGATTTAGGATATTCACAATAA